In the Deltaproteobacteria bacterium genome, one interval contains:
- a CDS encoding efflux RND transporter periplasmic adaptor subunit, whose product MSTTPSKTPLALLLCALAALASGGGCGGREGGAPGKDNAARGAAAAPGEAIPIAAAAAERTSIPRKIEFVGTLAGVEQVTLSSEVEGTVEKVHADLGDPVRRGRTLASLVRSEFLFRRDQARAEAAQVAAKLGIAPDAEGADVEKTSLVRRAQAEFDNARKDFERRKDLAAKNLIARKDVDDAEARFLVAEAGVRAAREEANNLLATLRARRAQAGLSEKKLADTLVRSPIDGFIEARLVSAGEYVKVGTPLFRIVDDHPIRLLGEVPEAYAASLKPGLAVDLSVDSRPGKTFRGSIRRISPASNAANRAIQVEANFPNANRELMSGFFGKAAILLRVDQNGVSVPKQAVVTFAGIEKVFVVDNGAVKERRVRLGDDLGERIEIVDGVSAGELVAVSRTGKLVQGSRVRVEPGDRK is encoded by the coding sequence ATGTCGACGACCCCGTCCAAGACCCCTCTTGCGCTTCTGCTCTGCGCGCTCGCCGCCCTGGCATCCGGCGGCGGGTGCGGGGGCCGGGAGGGCGGCGCCCCCGGGAAGGACAACGCGGCGCGCGGCGCGGCCGCGGCTCCCGGAGAAGCCATACCGATCGCGGCCGCGGCCGCCGAGCGCACCTCCATCCCCCGCAAGATCGAGTTCGTGGGAACGCTCGCGGGGGTGGAGCAGGTCACCCTGTCGTCCGAGGTCGAGGGGACGGTGGAGAAGGTCCACGCGGACCTCGGCGACCCGGTGCGCAGGGGCAGGACGCTGGCGTCCCTCGTCCGGTCCGAGTTCCTCTTCCGGAGGGACCAGGCGCGCGCCGAGGCGGCCCAGGTCGCGGCGAAGCTCGGGATCGCCCCGGACGCCGAAGGCGCGGACGTGGAGAAGACGTCGCTCGTGCGCAGGGCGCAGGCCGAGTTCGACAACGCGAGGAAGGATTTCGAGCGCAGGAAGGACCTCGCGGCCAAGAACCTGATCGCGCGGAAGGACGTCGACGACGCGGAGGCGCGGTTCCTGGTCGCCGAGGCGGGGGTACGGGCCGCCCGGGAGGAGGCGAACAACCTCCTCGCCACCCTGCGGGCACGTCGCGCGCAGGCGGGGCTCTCGGAGAAGAAGCTCGCGGACACCCTCGTCCGGAGCCCCATCGACGGCTTCATCGAGGCGCGGCTGGTTTCCGCGGGCGAGTACGTGAAGGTGGGCACGCCGCTGTTCCGGATCGTCGACGACCACCCGATCCGACTGCTCGGGGAGGTCCCGGAAGCGTACGCGGCGTCCTTGAAGCCCGGGCTCGCCGTGGACCTCTCGGTCGACAGCCGCCCGGGGAAGACGTTCCGCGGGTCGATCCGCCGGATCTCCCCCGCCTCGAACGCGGCGAACCGCGCGATCCAGGTCGAGGCGAACTTCCCGAACGCCAACCGGGAGCTCATGTCCGGCTTCTTCGGCAAGGCGGCGATCCTGCTGCGCGTGGACCAAAACGGCGTGAGCGTCCCCAAGCAGGCGGTGGTCACCTTCGCCGGGATCGAGAAGGTTTTCGTCGTGGACAACGGCGCCGTGAAGGAGCGCCGGGTCAGGCTCGGGGACGACCTGGGCGAGCGGATCGAGATCGTCGACGGGGTCTCCGCCGGGGAGCTGGTCGCGGTCTCCCGAACGGGCAAGCTGGTCCAGGGATCCCGCGTCCGCGTCGAGCCGGGTGACCGCAAATGA
- a CDS encoding biotin/lipoyl-binding protein yields the protein MPTADDAPPAKGNGKRRKALAVFLVVLAATAVAGYAYWRYRQTHVSTDDAYVDGRIHLVSARVQGTVVEVKVKDNQPVKAGEELLRIDPEPFAVREDAAASAVSAGAADLSAARADLAAARSDVTAAIQELEGAKAQIAQLSAGIEAARARVALAAARKDQASRDAGRMRQLSDRQVISREAFEKAVTDAEVAKAQDDLAKEELRLAEAAIPTQRAAIAQREAVLSQRRSVAEQREARIRQRRTSRRRTSSGSAPGRKWRSAWTRTRGGSSRGRSTASWRGPAPPSPSSRRRTPRGTTSRSSSACR from the coding sequence ATGCCCACCGCGGATGACGCCCCCCCGGCGAAGGGGAACGGAAAGCGGCGGAAGGCGCTCGCGGTCTTCCTCGTCGTGCTCGCGGCGACGGCGGTCGCGGGGTACGCCTACTGGCGGTACCGCCAGACCCACGTGAGCACCGACGACGCGTACGTCGACGGCCGGATCCACCTGGTCTCGGCGCGCGTCCAGGGGACCGTGGTCGAAGTGAAGGTGAAGGACAACCAGCCCGTGAAGGCCGGGGAGGAACTCCTCCGCATCGACCCGGAGCCGTTCGCGGTCCGGGAGGACGCCGCCGCGTCCGCCGTGTCCGCCGGGGCCGCGGACCTCTCCGCCGCCCGGGCCGACCTCGCCGCGGCGCGGTCGGACGTCACGGCCGCGATCCAGGAGCTGGAAGGGGCGAAGGCGCAGATCGCGCAGCTGTCCGCCGGCATCGAGGCGGCGCGCGCCAGGGTCGCGCTCGCCGCGGCGCGGAAGGACCAGGCGTCCCGGGACGCCGGGCGGATGAGGCAGCTCTCCGACCGGCAGGTGATCAGCCGCGAGGCGTTCGAGAAGGCCGTGACCGACGCGGAGGTCGCGAAGGCGCAGGACGACCTGGCGAAGGAGGAGCTGCGGCTCGCGGAGGCGGCGATCCCCACCCAGCGGGCGGCGATCGCCCAGCGGGAGGCGGTCCTCTCCCAGCGGAGATCCGTCGCGGAGCAGCGCGAGGCCCGCATCCGGCAGCGGCGAACTTCAAGGAGACGGACATCGAGCGGATCCGCCCCGGGCAGGAAGTGGAGATCCGCGTGGACACGTACAAGGGGAGGAAGTTCCAGGGGACGGTCGACAGCATCATGGCGGGGACCGGCTCCGCCTTCGCCCTCTTCCCGCCGGAGAACGCCTCGGGGAACTACGTCAAGGTCGTCCAGCGCGTGCCGGTGA
- a CDS encoding TetR/AcrR family transcriptional regulator, with product MTDTARSRAILSTACRLFAAKGYANATTSEIAREAGVAEGTLYHHFGSKDGIFLTLFDETLDGFLSGIEELLARNLNGRETLRALSRFWYDYVSRHQERFLILQRDFPAHLAVTHFAGGSPQRARLDRISALFTRALARGKADGTLHVPFPVRRTAEMLRGSFYGTTRLKMLGLIEAPFPELARMTETYWTQALAPRRAAKPSRRRS from the coding sequence ATGACCGACACTGCCAGGAGCCGGGCGATCCTCTCGACCGCCTGCCGCCTCTTCGCCGCGAAGGGGTACGCCAACGCCACGACCTCGGAGATCGCCCGCGAGGCGGGGGTCGCGGAGGGAACGCTCTACCACCACTTCGGAAGCAAGGACGGGATCTTCCTCACGCTGTTCGACGAGACGCTCGACGGATTCCTCTCCGGGATCGAGGAGCTGCTCGCCCGGAATCTGAACGGCCGCGAGACGCTCCGCGCCCTGTCGCGCTTCTGGTACGACTACGTTTCCCGGCACCAGGAGCGGTTCCTGATCCTCCAGCGGGACTTCCCGGCCCACCTCGCGGTGACGCACTTCGCGGGCGGGTCCCCCCAACGGGCCCGGCTCGACCGGATCTCGGCGCTCTTCACCCGGGCGCTGGCGCGGGGGAAGGCGGACGGCACGCTCCACGTTCCGTTTCCCGTCCGCAGGACCGCGGAGATGCTCCGCGGGTCGTTCTACGGCACCACCCGTCTCAAGATGCTCGGCCTGATCGAGGCGCCGTTCCCGGAGCTGGCGCGGATGACCGAGACGTACTGGACCCAGGCGCTCGCCCCGAGGCGCGCCGCGAAACCCTCCCGAAGGAGATCCTGA
- a CDS encoding efflux RND transporter permease subunit → MRLSEVCVRRPVFATMLTMLLVVVGAASWKGLGVDLFPNIDIPIVTVTTTLPGASPEEIETTVTKPIEEAVNTVSGIDELRSTSREGVSSVVIRFLLEKKGDEAAQDVRDRVATIIKNLPDGTDPPVIVKFDIDAAPVMTVAISGDRDLREITKIADDQVKQVLETVNGVGAVAIVGGRKRAVNVYLNPSRME, encoded by the coding sequence ATGAGGCTTTCCGAGGTCTGCGTACGCCGCCCCGTCTTCGCCACCATGTTGACGATGCTCCTGGTGGTGGTGGGAGCCGCGTCCTGGAAGGGGCTGGGCGTCGACCTCTTCCCCAACATCGACATACCGATCGTCACCGTCACCACGACCCTCCCCGGGGCGAGCCCGGAGGAGATCGAGACCACCGTCACCAAGCCGATCGAGGAGGCGGTCAACACCGTCTCGGGGATCGACGAGCTCCGCTCCACCTCCCGCGAAGGGGTCTCCTCCGTCGTCATCCGCTTCCTGCTGGAAAAGAAGGGGGACGAGGCGGCGCAGGACGTCCGCGACCGGGTGGCGACGATCATCAAGAACCTCCCGGACGGGACCGATCCGCCCGTCATCGTCAAGTTCGACATCGACGCCGCTCCCGTCATGACGGTCGCCATCTCGGGTGACCGCGACCTGCGGGAGATCACCAAGATCGCCGACGACCAGGTGAAGCAGGTCCTCGAGACGGTGAACGGCGTGGGCGCGGTCGCCATCGTCGGCGGCCGGAAGCGCGCCGTGAACGTCTACCTCAACCCGTCCCGGATGGAG
- a CDS encoding DHA2 family efflux MFS transporter permease subunit, with protein sequence MLPTLIEIIDTSVANVALDHIRGSLSSGIDESAWVLTSYLVSNAIIIPMTGWLARTFGRKRYLTFSVLLFTFASLLCGSSTSLGMLVFFRVLQGIGGGALQPMSQAILLETFPPREHGTAMAIFGIGAMFGPIAGPLMGGYITDTLSWRWIFYVNIPIGLLAVAMVSMFIQDPPYLKERRGEKADAWGIALLAVWVGALQIVVDKGQREDWFHSDFILVLAAVAALALLLFVIVELFVAENPVVDLRAFRNASFTTGNVVMFVAFFNLLGSIVLLPLYAQLLLGYTATLAGLVLSPGGVATLVTMPLVGKFIGRHNPKYPLLLGVAVCALSTWTMSNFSLTADFNALLGPRVYLGFGMGLLFIPLTTLTLSSIPKPQMGNATSIYNLLRNLGGSIGVAFSATMFAHRAQVHQSRMTEHLTAMDEGLRAAVAKGQALLPARGVPDAVAGNVTLGRIYGQVVRQATMMGFNDAFFVLSVLMACVLPLLFLIRRPAHQTAPSAGRGG encoded by the coding sequence ATGCTGCCGACGCTGATCGAGATCATCGACACCAGCGTCGCCAACGTCGCCCTCGACCACATCCGCGGCTCCCTCTCCTCCGGCATCGACGAGTCGGCGTGGGTCCTCACGTCGTACCTCGTGTCCAACGCCATCATCATCCCGATGACCGGGTGGCTCGCCCGGACCTTCGGCCGGAAACGGTATCTCACCTTCTCCGTCCTGCTGTTCACCTTCGCCTCCCTGCTGTGCGGTTCCTCCACCAGCCTGGGGATGCTCGTCTTCTTCCGCGTCCTGCAGGGGATCGGCGGCGGAGCGCTGCAGCCGATGTCGCAGGCGATCCTGCTGGAAACGTTCCCGCCGCGGGAGCACGGGACGGCGATGGCCATCTTCGGCATCGGCGCCATGTTCGGCCCGATCGCCGGGCCGCTGATGGGCGGCTACATCACGGACACGCTGTCGTGGCGGTGGATCTTCTACGTCAACATCCCGATCGGGCTGCTCGCCGTCGCCATGGTCTCGATGTTCATCCAGGACCCCCCGTACCTCAAGGAGCGCAGGGGGGAGAAGGCGGACGCCTGGGGGATCGCCCTCCTCGCCGTCTGGGTCGGCGCGCTCCAGATCGTCGTGGACAAGGGGCAGCGGGAGGACTGGTTCCATTCCGACTTCATCCTGGTCCTCGCCGCCGTCGCCGCCCTGGCCCTGCTCCTCTTCGTGATCGTCGAGCTCTTCGTCGCCGAGAACCCCGTGGTGGACCTGCGGGCCTTCCGGAACGCCTCGTTCACCACCGGCAACGTCGTGATGTTCGTCGCCTTCTTCAACCTGCTCGGGAGCATCGTCCTCCTGCCGCTGTACGCCCAGCTGCTCCTCGGGTACACGGCGACGCTCGCCGGGCTGGTCCTGTCGCCCGGCGGAGTCGCGACGCTCGTCACGATGCCTCTGGTGGGAAAATTCATCGGGAGGCACAACCCGAAATACCCTCTCCTCCTCGGGGTCGCGGTGTGCGCCCTCTCCACCTGGACCATGTCGAACTTCTCCCTGACGGCGGATTTCAACGCGCTGCTGGGACCCCGCGTCTACCTCGGGTTCGGGATGGGGCTCCTCTTCATCCCCCTCACCACGCTCACCCTCTCCTCGATCCCGAAGCCGCAGATGGGGAACGCCACCTCCATCTACAACCTGCTCCGGAACCTCGGGGGGTCGATCGGCGTGGCGTTCTCCGCCACGATGTTCGCCCACCGCGCCCAGGTCCACCAGAGCCGGATGACGGAGCACCTGACCGCGATGGACGAGGGGCTCCGGGCCGCCGTGGCGAAAGGGCAGGCGCTTCTGCCGGCGCGCGGGGTGCCCGACGCGGTCGCCGGGAACGTGACGCTCGGGAGGATCTACGGGCAGGTCGTCCGGCAGGCGACGATGATGGGATTCAACGACGCCTTCTTCGTCCTGTCGGTGCTGATGGCGTGCGTACTGCCGCTGCTGTTCCTGATCCGGCGGCCGGCGCACCAGACCGCCCCGTCCGCGGGACGCGGCGGATGA